The proteins below are encoded in one region of Roseovarius bejariae:
- a CDS encoding primosomal protein N' — protein MPASGKSYFVEGELVGVLTTQPLDRVLDYRAPEGGCHIGAFVEVPLGPRKVLGVVWGPGRGDFDISKVRHVIRVLDVAPMRGEMQEFLRRAGEYTLTPMSAMLRLASRAPGLSNPPSMQKIYRLGHGTPDRMTDARRRVLEVLEEYGGLSFTLKELAEQAGVSASVVKGLVSQGAVDEEEAPRDLPFPPLDPEHAGKTLTEDQAAAVEVLRAAIQSGAYGTTLLRGVTGSGKTEVYLEAVAETLRQGRQALVLLPEIALTAEFITRVEARFGAKPAEWHSGATMTERRRIWKMVGQGGAEVVVGARSALFLPYRDLGLIVVDEEHDTSYKQEDGVLYNARDMAVLRASLCSAQVILASATPSLESWANAEAGKYRRLDLTARFGAAVMPEMRAIDMRAESLPSNRWISPSLQAAVNARIAKGEQALLFINRRGYAPVTICRACGHQIGCDHCDARMVEHRFQKRLVCHQCGETKPVPEVCPECEAEDRLAAVGPGVERLSEEAQAIFPEAKIATLSSDMFGSARALKAQIAEIAEGDTDIVIGTQLVAKGHNFPRLTLVGVIDADLGLQGSDLRAAERTFQLMRQVAGRAGRSEARGTALLQTFQPEHPVIRAILSGDEEGFWQAEAAGRREAGVPPYGRMAGIILSSTDAQEVFDFATELARRDGPVRAVGAQVFGPAPAPIARIRGRHRVRLLVKAPKGVALQAAVAQWVGQLKPPTNLRLAVDIDPQSFY, from the coding sequence GTGCCCGCGTCCGGTAAATCGTATTTTGTCGAAGGCGAGTTGGTGGGCGTTCTGACCACGCAGCCCCTGGACCGGGTATTGGATTACCGCGCGCCCGAGGGTGGCTGTCACATCGGGGCTTTCGTGGAGGTACCGCTTGGCCCCCGGAAGGTGCTGGGTGTGGTCTGGGGGCCGGGGCGTGGCGATTTCGATATTTCCAAGGTGCGGCATGTGATCCGGGTGCTGGACGTGGCGCCGATGCGGGGCGAGATGCAGGAGTTCCTGCGCCGGGCGGGCGAGTATACCCTGACACCGATGAGCGCGATGCTCAGGCTGGCGAGCCGCGCGCCGGGGCTGAGCAATCCGCCGTCGATGCAGAAGATTTACCGGCTGGGCCATGGCACGCCGGACCGGATGACCGATGCCCGCCGCAGGGTTTTGGAGGTGTTGGAGGAGTATGGCGGGCTGTCCTTTACCCTCAAGGAGTTGGCCGAGCAGGCGGGGGTATCGGCCAGCGTGGTGAAGGGGTTGGTCAGCCAAGGCGCGGTGGATGAGGAGGAAGCACCGCGCGATCTGCCGTTCCCGCCGCTTGATCCCGAACATGCCGGCAAGACCCTGACAGAGGATCAGGCGGCGGCGGTGGAGGTGCTGCGCGCGGCGATTCAATCAGGGGCCTATGGCACAACGCTGTTACGCGGTGTGACCGGATCGGGGAAAACCGAGGTTTATCTTGAGGCGGTGGCCGAGACATTGCGGCAAGGGCGGCAGGCCCTTGTGCTCTTGCCCGAGATCGCCCTGACCGCCGAGTTCATCACGCGGGTCGAGGCGCGGTTTGGTGCGAAACCTGCCGAGTGGCATTCCGGCGCCACCATGACCGAGCGGCGCCGCATCTGGAAGATGGTGGGCCAAGGCGGGGCCGAGGTGGTGGTGGGCGCACGTTCGGCTTTGTTCCTGCCCTATCGGGACTTGGGGTTGATCGTGGTCGATGAGGAGCACGACACATCCTACAAGCAAGAGGACGGGGTGCTTTATAATGCCCGCGATATGGCCGTCTTGCGCGCCAGCCTGTGCAGCGCGCAGGTGATATTGGCCAGTGCCACGCCCTCGCTTGAAAGCTGGGCCAATGCCGAGGCCGGCAAATACCGGCGGTTGGATTTGACCGCGCGGTTCGGCGCGGCGGTGATGCCGGAAATGCGCGCCATCGATATGCGCGCCGAAAGCCTGCCGTCGAACCGCTGGATTTCCCCGAGCCTTCAGGCGGCGGTCAATGCGCGGATCGCCAAGGGGGAACAGGCGCTGTTGTTCATCAATCGCCGTGGTTATGCGCCGGTCACGATCTGCCGGGCCTGTGGGCATCAGATCGGCTGTGACCATTGCGACGCGCGGATGGTGGAGCATCGGTTTCAGAAGCGGTTGGTCTGCCACCAATGCGGCGAGACCAAGCCGGTGCCGGAGGTCTGCCCCGAATGCGAGGCCGAGGATCGGCTGGCCGCCGTCGGGCCGGGGGTGGAACGCCTGAGCGAGGAGGCGCAGGCGATTTTCCCCGAGGCGAAGATCGCGACGCTGAGTTCGGATATGTTCGGATCGGCCCGGGCGCTGAAGGCGCAGATCGCCGAGATTGCCGAGGGCGACACCGATATTGTCATCGGTACGCAACTGGTGGCCAAGGGGCATAACTTTCCGCGCCTGACGCTGGTGGGGGTGATCGATGCCGATCTGGGCCTGCAAGGGTCGGATTTGCGCGCCGCTGAGCGGACCTTTCAATTGATGCGGCAGGTGGCGGGGCGCGCGGGGCGGTCCGAAGCGCGGGGAACCGCGCTTTTGCAAACGTTCCAGCCGGAGCACCCGGTGATCCGTGCGATCCTGTCGGGCGACGAAGAGGGCTTTTGGCAGGCCGAGGCGGCAGGACGGCGGGAGGCCGGTGTGCCGCCCTATGGGCGCATGGCGGGGATCATCCTGTCCTCGACGGATGCGCAGGAGGTGTTTGATTTCGCGACGGAACTGGCCCGGCGGGATGGGCCGGTGCGGGCCGTGGGGGCGCAGGTTTTCGGCCCCGCGCCCGCGCCGATTGCCCGGATACGCGGGCGGCACCGGGTGCGGTTGCTGGTGAAGGCGCCCAAGGGCGTGGCCTTGCAGGCAGCGGTGGCGCAATGGGTGGGGCAGTTAAAGCCACCCACGAACCTTAGGCTGGCCGTGGATATTGACCCGCAGTCGTTTTATTGA
- the sfsA gene encoding DNA/RNA nuclease SfsA: MRFQTPLVPATLIRRYKRFLADIRLEDGREVTAHCANPGSMMGLAEPGMRIWVEPNDDPKKKLKFGWRLVEHGNGHFTGVDTSLPNRALRAAFEARDVAEFAAYGGVRAEVKYGQNSRIDFLLQDLGLPDAYVEVKSVTLSREAGVAEFPDSVTTRGAKHLAELAEMAKAGHRAVMFYLIQRTDARTFRLAGDIDPAYARAFAEARAAGVEALAYDTKITPEGVVLGQRVEMPKSLPANRL, translated from the coding sequence ATGCGCTTTCAAACCCCTCTTGTGCCCGCCACGCTGATCCGCCGCTATAAACGCTTTCTGGCCGACATCCGGTTGGAGGATGGGCGCGAGGTGACGGCGCATTGTGCCAACCCCGGTTCCATGATGGGGCTGGCCGAGCCGGGGATGCGGATTTGGGTAGAGCCCAATGACGACCCCAAGAAGAAACTCAAGTTCGGTTGGCGGCTGGTGGAGCATGGCAACGGGCATTTCACCGGCGTCGATACATCGCTTCCCAACCGCGCGTTAAGGGCGGCATTCGAGGCGCGGGACGTGGCGGAATTCGCCGCGTATGGCGGGGTTCGGGCCGAGGTGAAGTATGGCCAGAACAGCAGAATTGACTTTTTACTTCAAGACCTTGGCCTGCCCGATGCCTATGTCGAGGTGAAGTCGGTGACGCTGTCGCGCGAGGCGGGCGTGGCGGAGTTTCCCGATAGCGTCACGACCCGCGGGGCCAAGCATCTGGCGGAACTGGCGGAGATGGCGAAGGCGGGGCACCGGGCCGTGATGTTCTACCTTATACAGCGGACGGATGCGCGTACCTTCCGGCTGGCCGGGGATATCGACCCGGCCTATGCACGCGCCTTTGCCGAGGCCCGCGCGGCCGGGGTGGAGGCGCTGGCTTATGACACCAAGATCACGCCCGAGGGGGTGGTTTTGGGGCAGCGGGTGGAGATGCCGAAGAGCCTGCCCGCGAATCGGCTCTAA
- a CDS encoding YeeE/YedE family protein, producing MDLLALVERIGEAPAAALLGLLTGVIFGVAAQRSRFCLRAATVEFARGRMGDKVAVWLLTFSTAVIWVQGAQMLGLFRAEDARIMAIPGSWSGAVIGGLLFGVGMVLARGCSGRLLVLAATGNLRSVISGLVFAVVAQMSLSGWLAPARDKLAALSITQGGHNMDLLATLGLPPISGLIFGIVVALIAFAVSIHNKIGLSRLVFASGVGFAVAVGWVSTFSLAQIAFDPVPIESATFTGPSANTLMFFLDNAAVLEFDIGLVPGVFLGSFLASWLAGEFKFQGFEDEANIRRAITGAAFMGFGGMLAGGCAIGNGVTGGSVFAGTAWLALLCMWIGAMITDFLVDQRGIRQPA from the coding sequence ATGGACCTTCTGGCACTCGTGGAACGCATCGGCGAAGCCCCGGCCGCGGCCCTCCTGGGCCTGCTGACGGGCGTGATCTTTGGCGTGGCGGCGCAACGTTCGCGCTTTTGCCTCCGTGCGGCCACAGTGGAATTCGCCCGCGGGCGGATGGGCGATAAGGTCGCCGTCTGGCTTCTGACCTTCTCCACCGCCGTGATCTGGGTGCAGGGCGCGCAAATGCTGGGCCTCTTCCGGGCCGAGGACGCCCGCATCATGGCCATCCCCGGCAGCTGGTCGGGTGCGGTCATCGGCGGGCTCCTCTTCGGTGTCGGCATGGTGCTGGCACGCGGCTGTTCCGGCCGCCTCCTAGTGCTGGCAGCCACCGGCAACCTGCGCTCGGTCATCTCGGGGCTGGTCTTCGCCGTCGTCGCACAAATGAGCCTCTCTGGCTGGCTCGCTCCGGCGCGCGACAAGCTCGCCGCGCTCTCCATCACACAGGGCGGGCATAACATGGACCTTCTGGCCACCCTTGGCCTGCCTCCGATCAGCGGGCTGATTTTCGGCATCGTGGTGGCCCTGATCGCCTTCGCGGTCTCGATCCATAACAAGATCGGCCTGTCGCGGCTGGTCTTCGCCTCGGGCGTGGGATTTGCCGTGGCCGTGGGTTGGGTCTCGACCTTTTCGCTGGCGCAAATCGCCTTCGATCCGGTGCCGATCGAAAGTGCCACCTTCACCGGGCCCTCGGCCAATACCCTGATGTTCTTCCTCGACAACGCGGCCGTCCTCGAATTCGACATTGGCCTCGTGCCGGGTGTGTTCCTCGGCTCTTTCCTCGCCTCATGGCTGGCAGGGGAGTTCAAGTTCCAGGGCTTCGAGGATGAGGCGAATATCCGACGCGCCATCACCGGCGCCGCCTTCATGGGCTTCGGCGGCATGCTGGCGGGCGGCTGCGCCATCGGCAACGGCGTGACCGGCGGCTCGGTCTTTGCCGGCACCGCATGGTTGGCGCTTTTGTGCATGTGGATCGGCGCGATGATCACCGACTTTCTTGTCGATCAACGCGGCATCCGCCAACCCGCCTGA
- a CDS encoding CDP-alcohol phosphatidyltransferase family protein, with product MKRQVQALFVHFLTATGAVFAMLAMLAAVDEKWDLMFLWLVVAFAVDGIDGPLARRYLVWENAPRFDGVLLDLIIDYLTYVFIPAFALFKSGILPGWTGWVAIIIITYASALYFADTYMKTKDNSFSGFPGCWQMAVIVLFAVEPNFWLILVLVTALSVAMFLPLKFIHPVRTKRWRALSLPITFAWTFFAGWAAWVDFHPESWAHWGLVVTSLYLLFAGIAQQVIPERNA from the coding sequence ATGAAACGGCAAGTACAGGCACTCTTCGTGCATTTCCTCACCGCCACCGGCGCGGTCTTCGCCATGCTGGCCATGCTCGCCGCCGTGGACGAGAAATGGGACCTGATGTTTCTCTGGCTGGTGGTGGCCTTCGCCGTGGACGGCATCGACGGCCCGTTGGCCCGCCGCTACCTCGTGTGGGAAAACGCACCGCGCTTCGACGGGGTGTTGCTCGACCTGATCATCGACTACCTGACCTATGTCTTCATCCCCGCCTTCGCGCTCTTCAAATCGGGGATACTACCGGGCTGGACGGGCTGGGTGGCGATTATCATCATCACCTATGCCAGCGCGCTTTATTTCGCTGACACCTATATGAAAACAAAGGACAATTCCTTTTCCGGCTTTCCCGGTTGCTGGCAAATGGCGGTGATTGTCCTCTTCGCGGTCGAGCCGAATTTCTGGCTGATCCTCGTGCTCGTCACGGCGCTGTCGGTGGCCATGTTCCTGCCGCTCAAGTTCATCCACCCGGTCCGCACCAAGCGATGGCGCGCACTGTCGCTGCCGATAACCTTCGCCTGGACCTTCTTTGCAGGCTGGGCCGCATGGGTCGATTTCCACCCCGAAAGCTGGGCGCACTGGGGCCTTGTCGTGACCAGCCTCTACTTGCTCTTTGCTGGGATTGCGCAACAGGTGATCCCAGAACGCAACGCCTGA
- a CDS encoding OmpA family protein: MRIIARITFAALGLLWATGLQALDLDLPGAAKMTREKLDKAGTYRLPIGPYTEGHLPTLEVEGRVTQQAWRLEAQGMTTLQIIAPLRENLKNQGYDILLDCSGAECGGFDFRFNTPVLPAPDMFVDLFDYRFLSARKADDGAEPDYLSLMVSRSGATGYVQLLHVQPNGGAALSVNPSTPLPGERTDTPLVQSLVTHGHVSLADLDFATGSSELGPGPFASLQALAAFLHADPARRVTLVGHTDTVGALDRNIALSKRRAAAVLERLVSAHGVPRAQIAAEGMGYLAPIASNLTPEGREANRRVEAVLLNTE; the protein is encoded by the coding sequence TTGCGCATCATCGCCCGTATAACGTTTGCCGCCCTTGGCCTGCTCTGGGCCACAGGGCTTCAGGCGCTTGATCTCGACCTGCCCGGCGCGGCCAAGATGACCCGTGAGAAGCTTGACAAGGCGGGCACCTATCGCCTGCCCATCGGCCCCTATACCGAGGGTCATCTGCCAACGCTCGAGGTCGAAGGCCGCGTCACCCAACAGGCTTGGCGGCTTGAGGCACAGGGCATGACCACCCTGCAAATCATCGCCCCCCTTCGCGAGAACCTAAAGAACCAAGGTTACGACATCCTTCTCGATTGCAGCGGGGCGGAATGCGGCGGTTTCGATTTCCGTTTCAACACCCCTGTCCTGCCCGCACCGGATATGTTCGTCGATCTTTTCGATTACCGCTTTCTCTCGGCCCGTAAAGCTGATGACGGGGCCGAACCCGACTACCTCAGCCTGATGGTCAGTCGCTCAGGCGCTACCGGCTATGTCCAGCTTTTGCATGTTCAACCCAACGGCGGCGCAGCGCTTTCTGTCAACCCGAGCACACCCTTGCCCGGCGAGCGCACCGACACACCATTGGTTCAATCCCTCGTGACCCATGGCCATGTCAGCTTGGCAGATCTGGACTTCGCCACCGGCTCCTCCGAACTCGGGCCCGGCCCCTTTGCCTCGCTACAGGCGCTTGCCGCCTTCCTTCACGCCGATCCCGCACGCCGCGTCACTCTCGTCGGCCACACCGATACGGTCGGTGCCCTCGACCGGAACATCGCACTTTCCAAACGCCGGGCGGCTGCTGTCCTTGAACGTCTGGTATCGGCCCATGGTGTCCCTCGCGCGCAAATCGCCGCCGAGGGCATGGGCTATCTCGCGCCCATTGCCAGCAATCTCACGCCGGAAGGCCGCG
- a CDS encoding nuclear transport factor 2 family protein, translating into MEELVRLGRDFVQAMREGRGIAHVDDIYDENAQSVEAVIPPGRDVRIAKGRAAIKAKRESWAATHDIHKLEADGPYVHPPHQFGVRYEAEVTQKESGKQMTLREIAIYSVQDGKIVREEFFMYPR; encoded by the coding sequence ATGGAAGAACTGGTCAGACTCGGGCGCGACTTCGTTCAGGCGATGCGGGAAGGGCGTGGCATTGCGCATGTCGACGACATCTATGACGAAAACGCGCAATCGGTCGAGGCGGTCATCCCGCCCGGGCGCGATGTGCGCATTGCCAAGGGACGGGCGGCGATCAAGGCAAAACGTGAATCCTGGGCTGCGACGCATGACATTCACAAGCTTGAGGCGGATGGGCCCTATGTTCACCCGCCGCACCAGTTTGGCGTGCGTTACGAGGCCGAAGTGACGCAGAAAGAGTCGGGAAAGCAGATGACCCTGCGCGAGATCGCGATCTATTCGGTCCAAGACGGAAAGATCGTGCGCGAAGAGTTCTTCATGTATCCCCGGTAG
- a CDS encoding DUF484 family protein: protein MSSTPQIDDTLRERIIAQPDVILEDQDLMRALIAANERAMGGNIVDLRGIAMERLEARLDRLEDTHRSVIAAAYENLAGTNQVHRAILRMLDPVEFESFIKDLGADVASILRVDSVKLVLETVQDDNDPAIKRLGDVLSVAEPGFIQSYLTGGRNSNPRQVTLRQIHEGDARIYGQDAGFVRSEACLLLDFGEGRLPGMLAMGAEDPHQFSPQQGTDLLAFFAGVFERAMRRWLS, encoded by the coding sequence ATGAGCAGCACCCCCCAGATCGACGATACCCTGCGCGAACGCATTATCGCGCAGCCCGACGTGATCCTTGAAGATCAAGACCTCATGCGCGCCCTCATCGCCGCGAACGAACGCGCAATGGGCGGCAACATCGTTGACCTGCGGGGCATCGCCATGGAGCGGCTCGAGGCGCGGCTCGACCGCCTCGAAGACACCCACCGCTCGGTCATCGCGGCGGCCTATGAAAACCTTGCCGGGACGAACCAGGTGCACCGCGCCATCCTGCGAATGCTCGACCCGGTGGAATTCGAATCCTTCATCAAGGATTTGGGCGCTGATGTGGCCAGTATCCTGCGCGTGGACAGCGTCAAACTGGTGCTGGAAACCGTGCAGGACGACAACGACCCGGCCATCAAACGCCTGGGCGATGTCCTGTCGGTGGCCGAACCGGGGTTCATCCAATCCTACCTGACCGGGGGCCGCAACAGTAACCCCCGGCAAGTCACCCTGCGCCAGATCCACGAAGGCGACGCGCGGATTTACGGCCAGGATGCCGGCTTCGTCCGTTCCGAGGCTTGCCTTCTGCTGGACTTCGGAGAAGGGCGCCTGCCCGGCATGCTCGCCATGGGCGCCGAGGACCCGCACCAGTTCAGCCCGCAACAAGGCACTGATCTTCTGGCCTTTTTCGCGGGGGTCTTTGAACGGGCGATGCGCCGCTGGCTGTCATGA
- the fsa gene encoding fructose-6-phosphate aldolase, translating to MKFFVDTADVDAIAELNELGMVDGVTTNPSLILKSGRDILEVTKEIADMVDGPVSAEVVATESDAMIAEGRKLAKIAENIAIKVPLTWDGLKACKVLSGEGNMVNVTLCFSANQALLAAKAGATFISPFIGRLDDINLDGMELIADIRQIYDNYGFETQILAASIRTVNHAFQAAQIGSDVMTAPPAVIKQMAKHPLTDKGLETFLADWEKTGQKIL from the coding sequence ATGAAATTTTTCGTTGATACCGCCGACGTCGACGCCATTGCCGAGCTGAATGAACTGGGCATGGTCGACGGGGTCACCACCAACCCCTCGCTGATCCTCAAGTCCGGCCGCGACATCCTCGAAGTGACCAAGGAAATCGCCGATATGGTCGATGGCCCCGTCAGCGCCGAGGTCGTGGCGACCGAATCCGACGCCATGATCGCCGAGGGCCGCAAACTGGCCAAGATCGCCGAAAACATCGCCATCAAGGTGCCGCTGACATGGGATGGCCTCAAGGCCTGCAAGGTGCTCTCGGGCGAGGGCAACATGGTCAACGTCACGCTGTGCTTCTCGGCCAATCAGGCGCTTCTGGCCGCCAAGGCCGGGGCCACCTTCATCTCGCCCTTCATCGGGCGCCTCGACGATATCAACCTCGACGGTATGGAACTGATCGCAGACATCCGGCAGATCTATGACAACTACGGGTTCGAAACCCAGATCCTCGCCGCCTCGATCCGCACCGTGAATCACGCCTTCCAGGCAGCACAGATCGGCTCGGACGTGATGACCGCCCCGCCGGCGGTGATCAAGCAGATGGCCAAGCACCCGCTGACCGACAAGGGGCTTGAGACGTTCCTCGCCGATTGGGAAAAAACGGGGCAGAAAATTCTGTAA
- a CDS encoding peroxidase-related enzyme (This protein belongs to a clade of uncharacterized proteins related to peroxidases such as the alkylhydroperoxidase AhpD.), translating into MSTSDQPTALDLPMVDPLPEATQKYFDVCQDKLGMVPNVLKAYAFDIDKLNAFTAMYNDLMLADSGLSKLEREMIAVVVSSINRCWYCQVAHGAAVRELSGKPELGEAMVMNWRMADLDARQTTMLAFAEKITKSSAETTEEDRQALRDAGFSDRDIWDIANVVGFFNMTNRVASATGMQPNAEYHAQAR; encoded by the coding sequence ATGAGCACATCCGACCAACCCACCGCGCTAGACCTGCCCATGGTCGACCCACTGCCAGAAGCGACGCAGAAATATTTCGACGTCTGCCAGGACAAGCTCGGCATGGTGCCCAATGTCCTCAAGGCCTATGCCTTCGACATCGACAAGCTCAACGCCTTTACCGCGATGTACAACGACCTGATGCTGGCCGACAGCGGGCTCAGCAAACTGGAACGCGAGATGATCGCCGTGGTGGTCAGTTCGATCAACCGCTGCTGGTACTGTCAGGTGGCCCATGGCGCTGCGGTGCGTGAACTCTCGGGCAAACCGGAACTCGGCGAGGCCATGGTAATGAACTGGCGTATGGCCGATCTTGATGCACGCCAGACGACGATGCTTGCTTTCGCGGAAAAGATCACCAAATCCAGCGCCGAAACGACAGAAGAGGATCGCCAGGCGCTGCGCGATGCAGGGTTTTCCGACCGTGACATCTGGGACATCGCCAATGTCGTGGGCTTCTTCAACATGACCAACCGCGTTGCCAGCGCCACCGGCATGCAGCCCAACGCCGAATACCACGCACAGGCCCGCTAA
- a CDS encoding GNAT family N-acetyltransferase codes for MTPDTRTLYAVTEATWPPARAWRLGPWTIRDGAGGGKRVSAATAEGAVSTSDLEQAEVAMRELGQTPLFMIRQGDEALDAMLADQGYSIIDPVNLYVGPVAPLTQDPPARATAYAIWEPLEIQTDIWAEGGIGPARIAVMQRAQGPKTAILTRNGQHPAGVAFTAIHDGIAMLHALEVRAEDRLTGQGRNATKQAALWAAQHGAEYLATLCTQENTGANALYTSLGMACVGQYHYRIKQEGPDA; via the coding sequence ATGACCCCCGACACCCGGACACTCTATGCCGTGACCGAGGCCACCTGGCCCCCCGCCCGCGCTTGGCGCCTCGGCCCATGGACGATCCGCGACGGTGCGGGTGGCGGCAAAAGGGTTTCGGCGGCCACCGCCGAAGGCGCTGTCTCGACAAGTGATCTGGAGCAGGCCGAAGTTGCCATGCGCGAACTGGGCCAAACCCCGCTCTTCATGATCCGCCAAGGCGACGAAGCACTCGATGCCATGTTGGCCGACCAAGGCTACAGTATCATCGACCCGGTGAACCTCTACGTCGGCCCGGTTGCCCCCCTCACCCAGGATCCCCCGGCCCGCGCCACAGCCTATGCCATCTGGGAACCGCTTGAAATTCAAACGGATATCTGGGCCGAAGGCGGCATCGGCCCGGCCCGTATTGCGGTCATGCAGCGCGCCCAAGGTCCGAAAACCGCGATCCTCACCCGCAACGGCCAGCACCCCGCTGGCGTGGCCTTCACCGCGATCCACGACGGCATCGCCATGCTCCATGCGCTTGAGGTCCGCGCCGAAGACCGCCTGACCGGACAGGGGCGTAACGCGACCAAGCAGGCCGCCCTTTGGGCCGCACAGCACGGGGCCGAATACCTCGCCACACTTTGCACCCAAGAGAACACAGGCGCCAACGCCCTCTACACTTCCCTTGGGATGGCCTGTGTGGGACAGTACCACTATCGCATCAAACAAGAAGGCCCAGACGCATGA
- a CDS encoding competence/damage-inducible protein A yields MPNPTAAMLVIGDEILSGRTRDANMHYLAKELTNFGIDLKEVRVVSDDADAITEAVKTLSSAYDHLFTSGGIGPTHDDITADNVARAFGKNIDVRDDARAILQAHYDRQGIELNKARLRMARIPEGATLIDNPISAAPGFTLENVHVMAGVPKIFETMLASILPTLTGGAPILSQSLAIMRGEGDIAGPVRDLSERYSDLSFGSYPFQRNGVFGAQVVIRGSDGARVDAAMSELCKAFPE; encoded by the coding sequence ATGCCCAACCCAACCGCCGCCATGCTGGTCATCGGGGATGAGATCCTCTCGGGTCGCACCCGGGATGCCAACATGCACTATCTGGCCAAGGAACTGACGAATTTTGGCATTGATCTCAAGGAGGTACGTGTTGTCTCGGATGATGCCGACGCAATCACCGAGGCGGTCAAAACCCTCAGTTCCGCCTACGATCACCTCTTCACCTCCGGCGGCATCGGCCCTACCCACGACGACATCACGGCCGATAATGTCGCCCGCGCCTTTGGCAAGAATATCGACGTGCGCGACGATGCCCGCGCTATCCTTCAGGCGCATTACGACCGCCAAGGGATCGAGTTAAACAAAGCCCGCCTGCGCATGGCCCGCATCCCCGAGGGCGCCACCCTGATCGACAATCCGATCAGCGCCGCACCCGGCTTCACCCTTGAAAACGTGCATGTCATGGCCGGTGTGCCGAAGATTTTCGAGACCATGCTCGCCTCTATCCTGCCCACCCTCACCGGCGGCGCGCCGATCCTGTCGCAAAGCTTGGCAATCATGCGCGGCGAAGGTGATATCGCCGGGCCAGTGCGGGACCTCTCCGAACGGTACAGTGACCTCTCGTTCGGCTCCTATCCCTTTCAACGCAATGGAGTTTTCGGCGCGCAGGTGGTGATCCGCGGCAGCGACGGGGCCCGCGTCGATGCCGCCATGTCCGAACTGTGCAAGGCCTTCCCCGAATGA
- a CDS encoding tyrosine recombinase XerC gives MISPAARDALHGWLEAQKALKGASENTLDAYARDLAGFLTFMTEHKGAAQGIGPLTQITTSDMRSWMAYTRGQDVGPRSLARKLSAVKSFYRWLSEREGFDPTAVLSARSPKYQRKLPRPLAPDAAQDVLDTTESQSLTPWVAARDQAVVTLLYGCGLRISEALGLTCNVLPMGEALRITGKGGKERVVPVIAPARDAVERYTRLCPFPTEQGAPLFRGVRGGALNPRIVQKTLENVRNQLGLPSSATPHAMRHSFATHLLNAGGDLRAIQELLGHASLSTTQAYTAVDTSRLMEVYNKAHPKA, from the coding sequence ATGATTTCGCCCGCCGCCCGCGACGCCCTGCACGGCTGGCTGGAGGCGCAAAAAGCCCTCAAGGGGGCGTCCGAGAATACGCTTGATGCCTACGCCCGCGATCTCGCGGGCTTTCTCACCTTCATGACCGAACACAAGGGCGCAGCCCAAGGCATCGGCCCGCTGACGCAAATCACCACCTCCGACATGCGCAGCTGGATGGCCTATACACGCGGGCAGGATGTCGGCCCCCGCAGCCTCGCGCGCAAACTCTCGGCGGTCAAAAGCTTCTACCGCTGGCTGTCCGAACGCGAAGGGTTCGATCCCACCGCCGTTCTTTCCGCCCGCTCCCCAAAGTATCAACGCAAGTTGCCCCGCCCGCTGGCCCCCGACGCCGCGCAGGACGTGCTGGACACCACCGAAAGTCAATCCCTCACCCCCTGGGTCGCCGCCCGCGATCAGGCGGTCGTGACCCTGCTTTACGGCTGCGGGTTGCGGATATCCGAGGCACTGGGCCTCACCTGCAATGTCCTGCCCATGGGCGAGGCGCTCAGGATCACCGGCAAGGGCGGCAAGGAACGCGTTGTCCCCGTCATCGCCCCCGCCCGCGACGCCGTTGAACGCTACACCCGCCTCTGCCCCTTCCCCACCGAACAGGGCGCGCCCCTCTTTCGCGGCGTCCGTGGCGGCGCGCTCAACCCGCGGATCGTGCAGAAAACGCTGGAAAACGTGCGCAACCAACTGGGCTTGCCCTCCAGCGCCACACCCCACGCCATGCGCCACAGCTTCGCCACCCACCTGCTGAACGCGGGCGGCGACCTGCGCGCGATACAGGAATTGCTGGGCCATGCTTCGCTCAGCACGACACAGGCCTACACCGCGGTCGACACCTCCCGCCTGATGGAGGTTTACAACAAGGCCCATCCCAAGGCATGA